One part of the Eucalyptus grandis isolate ANBG69807.140 chromosome 10, ASM1654582v1, whole genome shotgun sequence genome encodes these proteins:
- the LOC104422865 gene encoding serine/threonine-protein phosphatase 7 isoform X1 has product MSKFDWASRNLPPTDFPTVLPVEVFDRLVLTASKILHKEPNLVRVDLDADDDSGKDCRVVVVGDVHGQLHDVLHLLNSAGFPSENRFFVFNGDYVDRGAWGLETFLLLLAWKVFMPERVFLLRGNHESKYCTSVYGFEQEVLTKYGDRGKHVYRKCLGCFEGLPLASLIAGRVYTAHGGLFRSIPVTPSKRSKGKKNRRINSNPEVSTLSLGSLEELSKARRSVLDPPWEGLNLIPGDVLWSDPSMTPGLSPNTERGIGLLWGPDRTEEFLKRYQLKLIIRSHEGPDAREKRDGLAGMDEGYTIDHVVESGRLITLFSAPDYPQFQATQERYNNKGAYIILEPPNFDNPTFNSFEAVTPRPKANPYYDYQDVIDSDEELDLAAMVSET; this is encoded by the exons ATGTCCAAATTCGACTGGGCATCGAGGAATCTCCCTCCTACGGATTTCCCGACCGTGCTTCCCGTCGAGGTGTTTGACCGCCTCGTCCTCACCGCCTCCAAGATTCTGCACAAAGAGCCGAATCTTGTGAGGGTCGATCTTGATGCTGACGACGACTCTGGCAAGGACTGTAGGGTGGTCGTTGTTGGGGATGTTCATGGGCAGCTTCACGATGTTCTGCACCTGCTGAATAGTGCTGGTTTTCCCAGTGAGAATCGGTTCTTTGTGTTTAATGGGGATTATGTGGATAGAGGGGCTTGGGGTTTGGAGACTTTTTTGCTCTTGTTGGCTTGGAAG GTTTTTATGCCAGAGAGAGTTTTTCTTCTCCGAGGGAACCATGAATCAAAATACTGTACTTCCGTTTATGGTTTTGAGCAAGAAGTTTTGACAAAATATGGTGATAGAGGAAAGCATGTCTATAGGAAATGTCTGGGATGTTTTGAGGGGCTCCCTTTAGCATCACTCATTGCTGGGCGTGTATATACAGCTCATGGAGGGCTTTTCCGAAGTATACCTGTCACGCCATCGAAGAgatcaaagggaaaaaagaatcGCCGTATAAACTCAAATCCTGAAGTTAGTACTTTATCTCTTGGTTCCTTAGAAGAATTATCTAAAGCTAGGAGATCAGTTCTTGACCCTCCATGGGAAGGGTTGAATCTGATTCCAGGTGATGTGTTGTGGTCAGATCCATCAATGACTCCTGGTCTTTCTCCGAACACAGAGAGGGGCATCGGATTATTGTGGGGTCCGGACCGCACCGAGGAGTTTTTGAAGCGATATCAACTAAAG TTAATTATCAGATCACATGAAGGACCTGATGCGAGGGAAAAGCGAGATGGTCTTGCAGGAATGGATGAGGGTTATACTATAGATCACGTTGTGGAGTCAGGGAGGCTAATTACCCTATTTAGTGCTCCAGATTATCCACAGTTTCAG GCAACACAGGAGAGATACAACAACAAGGGGGCGTACATCATCTTGGAACCTCCTAATTTTGATAACCCAACGTTCAACAGTTTCGAAGCAGTTACACCTCGGCCAAAG GCAAACCCATATTATGATTATCAGGATGTAATAGATTCTGACGAGGAATTGGATCTGGCAGCAATGGTTTCTGAAACTTGA
- the LOC104422865 gene encoding serine/threonine-protein phosphatase 7 isoform X2, producing the protein MHLFAVRLLLFHLLFIFCAVVIIYPFVGSMILPGIQVFMPERVFLLRGNHESKYCTSVYGFEQEVLTKYGDRGKHVYRKCLGCFEGLPLASLIAGRVYTAHGGLFRSIPVTPSKRSKGKKNRRINSNPEVSTLSLGSLEELSKARRSVLDPPWEGLNLIPGDVLWSDPSMTPGLSPNTERGIGLLWGPDRTEEFLKRYQLKLIIRSHEGPDAREKRDGLAGMDEGYTIDHVVESGRLITLFSAPDYPQFQATQERYNNKGAYIILEPPNFDNPTFNSFEAVTPRPKANPYYDYQDVIDSDEELDLAAMVSET; encoded by the exons ATGCATTTGTTTGCTGTTAGGCTACTTCTGTTCCATCTCTTATTCATCTTTTGTGCTGTTGTGATAATATATCCTTTTGTGGGGAGTATGATTCTTCCTGGTATTCAG GTTTTTATGCCAGAGAGAGTTTTTCTTCTCCGAGGGAACCATGAATCAAAATACTGTACTTCCGTTTATGGTTTTGAGCAAGAAGTTTTGACAAAATATGGTGATAGAGGAAAGCATGTCTATAGGAAATGTCTGGGATGTTTTGAGGGGCTCCCTTTAGCATCACTCATTGCTGGGCGTGTATATACAGCTCATGGAGGGCTTTTCCGAAGTATACCTGTCACGCCATCGAAGAgatcaaagggaaaaaagaatcGCCGTATAAACTCAAATCCTGAAGTTAGTACTTTATCTCTTGGTTCCTTAGAAGAATTATCTAAAGCTAGGAGATCAGTTCTTGACCCTCCATGGGAAGGGTTGAATCTGATTCCAGGTGATGTGTTGTGGTCAGATCCATCAATGACTCCTGGTCTTTCTCCGAACACAGAGAGGGGCATCGGATTATTGTGGGGTCCGGACCGCACCGAGGAGTTTTTGAAGCGATATCAACTAAAG TTAATTATCAGATCACATGAAGGACCTGATGCGAGGGAAAAGCGAGATGGTCTTGCAGGAATGGATGAGGGTTATACTATAGATCACGTTGTGGAGTCAGGGAGGCTAATTACCCTATTTAGTGCTCCAGATTATCCACAGTTTCAG GCAACACAGGAGAGATACAACAACAAGGGGGCGTACATCATCTTGGAACCTCCTAATTTTGATAACCCAACGTTCAACAGTTTCGAAGCAGTTACACCTCGGCCAAAG GCAAACCCATATTATGATTATCAGGATGTAATAGATTCTGACGAGGAATTGGATCTGGCAGCAATGGTTTCTGAAACTTGA
- the LOC104422866 gene encoding protein PIN-LIKES 3 isoform X1 — translation MIINHIHTPSLLSVLCKSSRALNLEGLKELFPKRKEKMGFLDLLMIASMPVLKTLLVTALGLYLALESVDVMGESARKQLNRVGYFVFSPALVGSTLARTVTSENIAQLWFMPVNILITFIIGSALGWILVKFTRAPHHVKGLILGCCAAGNLGHLPLIIIPALCKEQGSPFGVPDVCQKYGMAYASITMAVGAVYLWSYVFNLVRVSARNITRGDEKSDASVENTESTTDTKKCIQECPEALLPSTKCTSTGNLDESMLPLVKPEVNSQVSTWGRIKNCLTKISKNINLQTLLVPSTIAAIVGFIVGVVPRIRGLLIGAGAPLRVVEDSASLLGDAAIPAVTLIMGGNLLRGLRGSGVQLSLIAGVVVIRYILLPVIGIVIVKGALYFGLVHEDPLYLFVLLLHYALPPATNIGTMTQLFGAGESECSVVMLWTYALASVALTVWLTIFMWLVT, via the exons ATGATAATAAAt CATATACAC ACACCTTCTTTGCTCTCTGTTCTGTGCAAGAGTAGCAGAGCATTGAACTTGGAAGGCTTGAAGGAATTATTTcctaaaagaaaggaaaagatggGGTTTCTAGATCTTTTGATGATTGCTTCGATGCCAGTTCTGAAGACGCTCCTTGTGACTGCACTTGGATTATATCTTGCGCTTGAAAGTGTTGATGTAATGGGGGAGAGCGCAAGGAAGCAATTGAATAGA GTTGGATATTTCGTGTTTAGTCCGGCACTAGTTGGCAGCACCCTGGCCAGGACAGTTACTTCGGAGAACATTGCCCAATT GTGGTTCATGCCGGTCAATATCCTGATTACGTTTATCATTGGATCTGCACTGGGGTGGATACTTGTAAAATTCACTCGGGCACCTCACCATGTGAAAGGCCTTATACTGGGTTGCTGTGCGGCTG GAAATTTGGGACATTTGCCTTTGATTATTATCCCAGCATTATGCAAAGAGCAAGGCAGTCCATTCGGAGTGCCTGATGTTTGCCAGAAATATGGAATGGCTTACGCTTCAATTACTATGGCG GTGGGAGCTGTTTATTTGTGGTCTTATGTTTTTAACCTTGTGCGGGTGTCTGCAAGAAATATAACAAGAGGAGACGAGAAGTCAGATGCATCGGTGGAGAATACAGAATCTACAACAGATACGAAGAAGTGTATCCAAGAGTGCCCTGAAGCACTTCTTCCATCAACAAAGTGCACTTCTACTGGTAACTTGGATGAATCGATGCTTCCTTTGGTAAAACCCGAGGTGAATAGCCAG GTTTCAACTTGGGGCAGAATAAAGAATTGCTTAACAAAGATCTCAAAGAATATCAATCTTCAGACGTTGTTGGTACCATCAACCATTGCAGCA ATTGTTGGATTTATTGTGGGTGTTGTTCCACGCATCAGAGGTTTACTGATTGGCGCTGGTGCTCCCTTAAGGGTTGTAGAAGACTCTGCTTCTTTACTGGG GGATGCAGCCATTCCTGCTGTTACCTTGATTATGGGAGGAAATCTTCTCAGAG GATTGAGGGGTTCGGGCGTTCAGCTCTCTCTGATTGCTGGAGTCGTAGTGATTCGGTACATCTTACTTCCCGTCATTGGGATCGTTATCGTGAAAGGTGCACTGTACTTTGGTCTGGTGCATGAAGATCCACTCTATCTGTTTGTTCTCCTTCTACACTATGCCCTTCCTCCGGCTACGAACATAG GCACGATGACCCAGTTGTTTGGAGCAGGTGAGAGCGAGTGTTCTGTTGTGATGCTGTGGACGTACGCCTTGGCTTCGGTTGCCCTAACGGTTTGGTTAACCATCTTCATGTGGCTAGTAACTTGA
- the LOC104422866 gene encoding protein PIN-LIKES 3 isoform X2: MAFLDLFLVASMPVLKVLLVTALGLYLALESVDIMGESTRKQMNRVAFFVFNPALVGSNLARTVTSENIVQLWFMPINILITFIIGSALGWILVKVTRAPQHVKGLILGCCASGNLGNLPLIIIPAVCKEQGSPFGEPDVCYKYGMAYASISMAIGAVYLWSYVFNIVRVSASKITRGEEKINESVKNPRSTTDTKKLVQECPEALVPSTKCTSTDNLDELTLPLVKPEVNSQVSTWGKLKHSLTKISKKINLQTLLAPSTIGAIVGFIVGVVPHIRGLLIGTGAPLRVIEDSASLLGDAAIPAVTLIMGGNLLRGLRGSGVQLSLIAGVVVIRYIVLPIVGIFIVKGALYFGLVHEDPLYLFVLLLQYALPPAMNIGTMTQLFGAGESECSVVMLWTYALASIALTVWSTFFMWLVA, encoded by the exons atGGCGTTTTTAGATCTTTTTTTGGTTGCTTCGATGCCAGTTTTGAAAGTGCTCCTTGTGACTGCACTGGGATTGTATCTTGCTCTTGAAAGTGTTGACATAATGGGGGAGAGCACAAGGAAGCAAATGAATAGA GTTGCTTTTTTCGTGTTTAATCCGGCACTAGTTGGCAGCAACCTGGCCAGGACAGTTACTTCAGAGAACATTGTTCAATT GTGGTTCATGCCAATCAATATCTTGATCACGTTTATCATTGGATCGGCACTTGGATGGATACTTGTAAAGGTCACTCGAGCACCGCAGCATGTAAAAGGCCTTATATTGGGTTGCTGTGCCTCTG gaaatttgggaaatttgcCTCTGATTATCATCCCAGCAGTATGCAAAGAGCAAGGCAGTCCATTTGGAGAGCCCGATGTTTGCTATAAATACGGGATGGCTTATGCTTCGATTTCTATGGCG ATAGGAGCTGTGTACTTGTGGTCTTATGTTTTTAACATCGTGCGGGTGTCTGCAAGTAAAATAAcaagaggagaagagaagataaATGAATCTGTGAAAAACCCAAGATCTACAACAGATACGAAGAAGTTAGTCCAAGAATGCCCTGAAGCACTTGTTCCATCAACGAAGTGCACCTCTACAGATAACTTGGATGAATTGACGCTTCCTTTGGTAAAACCTGAGGTGAATAGTCAG GTGTCAACTTGGGGCAAACTTAAGCACAGCTTAACAAAGATCTCAAAGAAGATCAATCTCCAGACATTGTTGGCACCATCAACTATTGGAGCG ATAGTCGGATTTATTGTGGGTGTGGTTCCACACATCAGAGGTCTACTGATTGGCACTGGCGCTCCTTTAAGGGTCATAGAAGACTCTGCTTCTTTGCTGGG GGATGCGGCCATCCCTGCTGTTACCTTGATTATGGGAGGAAATCTTCTCAGAG GATTGAGGGGTTCGGGCGTTCAGCTATCTCTGATTGCCGGAGTTGTAGTGATTCGGTACATTGTACTTCCCATTGTTGGGATTTTTATTGTGAAAGGTGCACTGTACTTTGGTCTGGTGCATGAAGATCCACTGTATCTGTTTGTTCTCCTTCTACAGTATGCCCTTCCTCCGGCAATGAACATAG GTACGATGACCCAGTTGTTCGGAGCAGGAGAGAGCGAGTGTTCTGTTGTGATGCTGTGGACATATGCCTTGGCTTCGATTGCACTAACAGTTTGGTCAACATTCTTCATGTGGCTAGTAGCTTGA